The genomic window TTAATATCAACCTAACAAAACCAATACTTACAGCACTAGTGTCGTATCTGTTTTCCCACAACTCCCTTATGaacaggctttgtttttgttctccagAGCTCACGTCTTCAACTCattgtttagttgttttgaaACTgtgtcttgagtgtttttttgacTTAATGATGCAATTACATATTTATCTGAGGCACTGTTAGACTCTGGACATCTTTAGAGAATTAACTGTAGCCAATCACTGAATCTCCAGGCGCATTTAGTACATTGGTTGTTGCTGTTAGAAttcattacactgtaattgcttGTTATCCATGTTTAATGATACTCCATTGGGACACCATGATCCATTCACTCTGAATCTATGCTTGGAAGATATGAAATCAGAAACCAGAGCATGGTTTGTAGTGATATATGTTACTATGTTGTGTGTATCAGATGTCATCTGGTGCATTTTGggtatttttacagtttcattCGTGAATTCACAATTCATATTATGGTAACGTGTCTGACAGAGTTTTTACTCGACTGTTTATCTGGTATCCACATTTTGTTACAATGTACCCTATTTCAGAGGCATGTTGCAAATGGGTATGGGGTAACTATGTTGTGGAGAATACAAATCAATGTTAGCACTGCAAACCTTTTTGCCTGTAAAACACAAACTGAACGgaagataaacaaaataaatcatcacATCGATGTTGTGAAATAATGACGGTttgggtttaaacaaacacaactcaTTTCATTAGGATTGCcacattttttattgtctcatcataaatgtacaacaatattaggaaaataatatataaaaaaaaaatgtgacacaaATCTGGTAGttaatatagtatagtatgtCCCCGTGTTTCTTCCCTGTTTGCTTTATTATATCtattttaagaaatattaatgaaccatgttcatatatatatatatatatatatatatatatatatatatatatatatatatatatatatatatatcatatatatattgttcATCAAACTGATGTACTCATGGAAATgaaatatagaattaaaaaactGAATGTTGCATAATGCACCACCAGCATCATTGATTttgtagtactgtatttttaaaatactttaaaacattatTCCGAATTTCCTTTGTATGAATTCCATAAATTATAGGATTAACACATGGTGGAAAGGTCGTAATTAACACATAGGTGATTTTCCGTGCATTTGGGGAGACATTTTGAAATCGCTGTATAATGATGGTGAATAAAATAGTGAATTCAAAAATAATATAGACAGTTAAGTGAGTAGCACATGTATGaatggctttgcttttactattgcTCTGACTTTTATATAAACATGTCATTAGTATTCTAATATATGTGTAGAGAACAACCAAAAAAGACAAACCGCTTACAAAAGCTGTAATAGATAAACCATAAATGTTATTTATGGTAGTGTCAGCACAGgataaaagaaataaagctgCATTGCTACAATTAGCCTCCACTATCCATGATCTGCATCGCGGAAGTCTAAGAGTAAGAGCAAAgaggattattattaaaatgaatgccCCTCCCCAGGCAAGGGAGCAGAGCTTCACCAAAGTATTAGTTGTCATTATGCTGTTGTATCTTAATGGGTTACAAATTGCAATGTATCTGTCATAAGCCATTACAGTCAATATCAGATGAGCTGCTGAACCGCAGAAATGAATGCAGAAAGCCTGAATAACACAAGCTGCATATGAGATGTATCTAACCTCTGTGAGGAAGTCTGCCATTAATCTAGGCATTACCGCTGTGCTTCCAATCAAATCAcaaacagacatattacataTCATGAGATACATTGGCTCGTGTAGATTCTTCTGAAAAAGAATAAcagaaaaaacagtaacatttccaATAAGAATAACCAGATATACTGCCAATGTTAACAGAAAAAGAGGGTGAGCAGCTTCAGGAGACACAATGAAGCCCTCTAAACTTAACATGGAAGAGTCAGCGATGGTGGAGTTCATCTTGTCCACAGGAGCTATTTGTAGTCTggataaagaaaggaaaaatgttattgcagtttttaCCTTACAGAGCAGTAGTCCATTGTTTAATCATGTTTGTGTacagctgtgtgttactgtaattaGGTTGGTTAATGTATGCTAAAGCCAACACTGTGCTGCCTGTAAGTGCATTAACTCATTTCTCTTTTACTGGCAAGTGATGCTTTATTATTACATAAGTCTATGCAATCCATGTTATTATGATGTGTCTTGAAAAATGAATTCAGTATATGAGATTGTGACCCATTTATAAATTGCCACATGgatattatatgtatttgttactTTGGATACATGATTATAACATACATAGATTTTATTCATTGTCTTGTATTTTCTTATTGGTCTGCTTCAGAGCCTTcgcaaataaaaagcacaaaaaccTACCTTCCATTCTTTACAATTAC from Polyodon spathula isolate WHYD16114869_AA unplaced genomic scaffold, ASM1765450v1 scaffolds_3899, whole genome shotgun sequence includes these protein-coding regions:
- the LOC121312444 gene encoding olfactory receptor 4Q2-like; this encodes MNSTIADSSMLSLEGFIVSPEAAHPLFLLTLAVYLVILIGNVTVFSVILFQKNLHEPMYLMICNMSVCDLIGSTAVMPRLMADFLTEVRYISYAACVIQAFCIHFCGSAAHLILTVMAYDRYIAICNPLRYNSIMTTNTLVKLCSLAWGGAFILIIILFALTLRLPRCRSWIVEANCSNAALFLLSCADTTINNIYGLSITAFVSGLSFLVVLYTYIRILMTCLYKSQSNSKSKAIHTCATHLTVYIIFEFTILFTIIIQRFQNVSPNARKITYVLITTFPPCVNPIIYGIHTKEIRNNVLKYFKNTVLQNQ